A window of Rhododendron vialii isolate Sample 1 chromosome 11a, ASM3025357v1 genomic DNA:
GTCGTTGCTTTTCTTGCCCTCATGATGGATCAAcacgaacttttttttttcccttcattttatGCACTTCTTGACAACacaaaattggaagaaaaaacaaaaatgtcacTGCCCTAATCAaaatactcctttttttttaacaaacacatcctaaaaaaaagttgaacaaGGGAAACTTGCTATAAAAGAGGGTATGATTGCAATTTGTAACGAAACAGGGGAGGGTCAACGTAATTTAACAATTGAATTCTTAAACCCGGCAAGAAAACAAAACGGAGCTCCATCTGATATCGGGTCTTCTGCACCAACAGCTTCTTTGGTGCCCGCACGCGGCGAAAGCtcttggaaaaggaaaatatcCAGAGAGAGAAGCTTGGACTCATGGTgaggtgctctctctctctctctctgatataCGTATTTATATACACGAATTTGGCGAGTTTGCAGTCTTTCATAAGTGGTGTATTTGTCAGTGTGtatgtgtttgtttttgttaagaATGTGATCATTTCAGTGTTAAAATGAGACTGGATATTtgtttaggattttttttttcctgatactTATGGCAGAGTATTGTttttggttgctgagaaaaCAAATGGAAAAGTGAAGCGAGCCAGCTCTGAAATTAGCGTTTCCCCTTTCTATGTGTCCAACTTGTGTAGATTCAGTGAAATTGAAGTTAGCTGAATGGTTGATTCAGAAAAGTGGGGATTTTTGAGCTGTTTTGATTAACTAGGAATAAACCATTCAAAAGCTTAatggttttcctttttcctgTTCTCGAAATGGTAAACCAATGGGGCAGGTTGTCTAAATTGGGGAAGGGAAAAGAGAGAATTTGTAATTTGTAAAAGTCATGTCATAAAAACGTAGTCTTCGTTAGATCAGATGTGCAAATTGGTTGATAGCAGGAATTCAAATTATGAAGTTCGTTGGTCATCAAACAGAATATGGTTAGGGTAGTACACTATCACTTCTAATTGCTTTGATCGTTTTGCCAAGTTAATTCTCCACTTCACTGGCTATGATGACATTGTATAAGTATATGATACATACTTTTGTATACCTTAAACTTTTCCCCAATTTGAGTAGGTTAAATTAACCATAATGTGTGAAGATCCGTATCCAGTGGTTAATTTAAACTACTCAAATTGGGGAAAAGTTTAAGCAAAGAATgtaccatctctcctaaaaccaattgttGTGTTCCATGTCTGTGCATGTGTCTCTGTCCCCGTTGGTTAAGAAGAAGAATATCTCATTGCACATAGGCAAAAGATTATGAATATGAGTTATGTTAGGGTGTTTCCTTTATGCGACACGTTGCACATGCCTCAGGGTGCTTCGAACAAATGCATTGGGGGTTACGCGTGTCTCAGGTTGCTTTGAAATTTTTCTGAGGGTTGTATTGGCACCCGGGTGCAGTGATAAAGTTCAGTAGTTAGGAGTGATATGGTTAGGGTAGATGGTAGCACTAAGGGGAAGGAGAGACCAAAATTGACTCTACAGGCAGTAGTCTTGAAACACGATGCCCTTGACATAACTCAATGGAGAAaatggattcatgtagccaacgtCAATTGATTGGATTTAAGACGGTTTTGTTACTATCCAATTGGGCATGTGCCATGTATTAAAGTGGTACCTACTTCAAAATCCAAGCCTTGGATTCCGGGTTTATAACGGTTGCCTTATTGTAAATGtgataaagaaaacaaatgtaaAATCTACGTGTGAGTTTTGGAGTAAACTTTTTGATTAATGCTTTAGTCTGCTCTTTTCCTAAAATGTGGTGGGTGGTGTATTTGGAAGATTTAGGTGATTATGTTACCagtgagtagagaaaaataaaatcttcttaccCCAAAAAAGACATAGAAAGTAAAAATCCCAACTCAGCCTTGTCCCAACTTGTTGGCTGCATGAGTCCTTTTATGCCAAACCCCTTGATCAAAGGCTATGATTTTAGCTAAACCAAATGTATCTTTTTCTTGCTATATCAATCAATTTTGGTTCTGGCCTTTTTTGTCCCTTAGCAAAATCCTTGCTGTGGAAAGAGGGGACTAAATTGATATGTTTTATGCTACTGACTAATACTGACACTGAAGTTCCCATAGAGAGCAAGCAGCTGGGAAGTGAATGCTGGTTGTTTGGTCAATCAGCATGGGATAGATTGTAATTTAGGTGCATGAGAAAGCAAAATAGGTTCCTGACTTAGATGCTCCTACGACTGAGTCCCGACTACTTCTTCCGTTAGCATGTTGGACAAGACAGTTTTGGTCAACTTTGTTTCCAACCCTCTTTTCGTCAACTGAGGTATCTCATTTTGCGTGGACTTCAGTATCAGTTGTTGCGGAAGTGATCCGCGCTAGCCTATTACGTTTTTCAGCAGCAAGCTACGATCGACTTCTACTTACTTTAAGCTTCTCTCTCTTCCGATGGAATCAGTACCGTAAACAGGTATATCCTTTGAAGGAGACGAAATGAATAGAATGCTTTTTACTAGATATGAAGCAATGAAGGAAAGGAATCAAAGACAAATAGGTAGAGCAGAGCAAAAGAAAACAAGTGAAAAAATTCACTGTCAGGGACTGAAAGAGAAGACAAATAAACGAGGCAGTGAAGAGAGGAATCAGATAATACTTGCTCGATAGACTACAATCTGCGATAGCTGCCTATCTTACTGGAACCACAGGAAGAGAGAAATAACAAGAGAAGACGATCAGACAATACATGAAAGAAAGGTCCACGAAATCAAACGTTTCACATCCTTGTCATTGTTGATTACGAGAAGTTTGAAACCTGGGCTGTAAGAATACTTGAGGTGAGTCTCTGGGATGATCACAAAAGGTATTAGAAGAATGAGGTTCTCAATCAAGATTCATGAATGTTAAAAGCATATTTGCCGGTGACTTTGTGTGGAAGATAGGTTATACAACACAATGCTGCCATAAATAAGCGATTCCAGACCTTCAATGCATGACCCTCCTTAATTGACTGTTTACTGAAAGGTCTCATCTTTCTAGGATCATATACCTCCCTTCCCCGAGGAATATTAGTTCTAACTCATTAGCAAATTGACTTAGCTGATGCTTCTGATCCATCACCTTTTTGTGCCCTTCTGCCACTACCCAGGTGGTAAAATGGAATCTGATGGCAGCTCAGATAGCTCAGATGTTGAGATTATGGGTTCCATACAAAATCAGAGTGTCTGGGTCCAGACACAATTAGAGTTTTACATCCTAAGTCCAACTGATTGCCTAAGTCCAACTGATTGGCGAAATAATATACTTTTAAGACTCATCCATAGCATCCTGTTTTCTATCCTAATTTACTCATTGTTGCAATGCCATTTAGTTGAACTGTACACCTTCTTTGTTGGGCCGATATCGGTTCtgtcaaaaattacaaaattgacTCAGCTGATGCTTTTGATCCATCACCATGTGGTACCATTCTGTagaattagggttttgtggatgcatatatatatatatatatatatatatatatatatatatatatatattttaacaaaatgagggatccctcacttgaaaattcctctatatgagttaggttccggtgagggatccctcagtttattaaaatgagggactccccttcccgattgaatttcgatgatccgagccgctcaaagtgatcagaacgtgattttaagggtcctcgcgagaaatcagcaaaaaaaatgaccggaaagagcttcatccgagcaattttcattgaacggttcaaaaaaaattgctcggatgacgcccttcctagtcattttttttgctgatttctcgcggggacccttaaaattacgttctgcacacattgaacggttcggattttcaaaatttgatcgggaaatgaaagtccctcaatgagggatccctcacttgaaaattcctctctatatatatatatgtttttttttttacgatttTTTCTGTACATTAACCTTGATTGCTCGAGatcattttgttttcaattagaATACAATTTGTTTGAAGACCTCCAAGAGGTACATtccgtttcttttcttctttttttaacgctactttctttttccttcccgTGGGACTTCTTAGTTTTGCATGAAGGTAGAGTAAGTCAAGAATAAGAATATGTTGTTTCTTGATTTTTGCCAATTTTTAGGTGTAAAATCTGAAATAGGAGTCCAACATCGGAGATAATGTTAAGGTCCACGGTCTTCCCATCGTCAATATCACTCTTCTACCCTATATATGTATAGGGCTCACTCCTATTAGTTTCAAGAAATGATGTTCTTTCATGGCGCTTATACGAATAAGAAGAAATTATTTGACggtaattttggaaaatgatgtGTACATAGTTGAGGAATGcctattattttattatataggGTGGACTATCCTCGGAGATCTAGTCGCTTTAACTCCTTGTTGTGGAACGGAGCTTCAAAAAGTTACAATCACAACTTGTCCTGAATTAAGCACAACTGAGGTCCGATTCCTCTTTCGTAAAAGGTTGATTCCGTTGCCTAGAAATCTATACGTCTGTATTTGAATGTCTTATATCTAAAGTTCAAAAAGTTTCCTGGAAATATTGTGCATGATGCACATCATGAGTTGCTCTGTTGTGGCTCTTGCAGTAAGGAATTGTTTTGTGTTTACCTACTCTAATTGCAGGTAATAATGATCATAAAAGCCTTGTTCAGGAGATATGAAAGATGGAATCCAGTGCATCCGACTTCTGGAGCCTTTTGGGGCATGGGAATTGGATTTGGCTGTGGGGTCGGATGGGGTCCTGGCTTTGGCCCTGAGGTGATCGGTTATGTTGGAGCTGGctgtggttttggttttagtGTTGGCATCACTCTGGCTGGTTTTGGCATCGGTCTTCCTGCCAATTCTGTCCTGGAAGTTCCTTATTCTGGTACTCTCATCACTAATTTACTTGCTTTTATACTACTCTATACGTATGACTAATTATGAAATCATCTTTTACAGTCCTATTCAGCAGGTGTTTGTTGTACCTGAACTTTTAGTAGAAGCTGATTATTGGGAAGTAGAAGCCAAAAAGCATACAAAATTTAGCTTCCCGAAAACCAGGTTTTTCTTGCGTTCTTTTTAAGTACTTTTAGCCCAAAAGTTCGACGAGTGCCAAACTTATTGGCACGACTTCCTAACAGAAAAATTCATAAGGCCTAACACTAGCCAGTAACATGAACACTAACATGAAGAATTAGTATGTAGGAGTTTGGGGTTTTGTTTGTATATGCTTTCTGATATTATAAATGTGCATGGACTTCTACAAGTGTTTGGTCGAaagttgatctctctctctctctctctctctctctctctctctctctctctctctctctctctccagctgtTATGGCCACAAGAAGTAGTGCATTGGAGATAGCCAGATCCAGTGGTTTACTCAACTTGAGAAATGGTTCAGCACGTGGTTGGACTAACATTGGTCCACACATCTCCGGCATACAACAGAAAGCGCTCGGAAGGTTTTCGATCTCCAAGCTTGGAGATTCGTTCAATTTGTCTGAGATGCCCAGGGTATTGTCTACCCATACTAGGTCTATTCTGGATCATTTACAAGAATTTGGCACTAACTTACTCCATCCTCCCAAAGGTATGCAAACATTGACATTTCAACTCTAGTAAATGTAGTGTTAGAACTTAGCCCCTCTCTTTTCAAACTTCAGAGTAGGACTTGGAACCCTTTGCCAAAAAACATAAGGGTGCATATAGTTTTCTTACATTTACTCAAAAAATTGCCAGAGTAATGTTTTCTTGCAACTCCATTTTCGTTTCTAAGATGATCTCCAGAACTTCAACGCCAAAATGGACCAAGCGTTAAGACGTTTCATATGTTTgcttctcttttatttcttagtcCTATTTCATCCAAACATCTAGCATATGCCAGAAAGAGGAAAGTAGGAAATAAAAGATGTTATGACATGGGTTGGTTAATTCATATGGTGGTGTTGTGTTCGTGTCCGGGGAAATTGGTTAGTTATGGAGATCTATTTTTTCGGGATATGTAACCCAGGTGACTGGATCCTTCTTCCTCCTTTATGTTCTACTATTATCATACCAAGTGCAACTTTCTAGTTTCCATTCCTTAAAGTCTACTCTTGGCTCtccaatttattttcttttattgtctaAGGAAAAGGCCGAACATGACATTTTGTTGTCACGTATTTGCAGGCTTCAAAGATTGATGCCATGGCCTATCTTGGGAATCAAAGAAGATTGATGCCATgggcaactctctctctctctctctctctctctctctctctcttgattgtATTGTATGGTatgtaagagcatccgcaatgggaataatcaaaatcaataatcaaaatgtgtcacgtcagcatttgattatccatttagttcataatcaaacttaacaatctttacctccacattagttatttttgcatccttataaaaaaaaaacccccacagtacgcaatgcacctatgttcaatagcaaacgagttccaatcgtCCACTcgatcacaccaaattattcttctcgatgagacgattctaatgtgaggtattttttagttattgagttttgagtttggttattgggtttggttattgagttttggttattggtaaaagttgttaagtttggttatggaatgagtggaatttggttatttgctaaaagatttgtaactttgcttattacaatgtgaagtgtttttttagcattgttgttaagtttgcttattcataccaatttgattattacaatgggAATGCTCCAAGTAAATGATTTGACAATCTTCTAAACTCGGTCATTGTGAAGAAATTATAATTCTATTGGATCAGTGGGGTCTATAAGTCAACAACGGATCTAATTGACATTGTGGAGTGAAGAGAAGCCTTCTCTGTAAATATATAAGCATTGGACAAGCATTAACATGTACTTGATTTGGTTCAACGACGCACGATCACCAGCAAGATCTTGGGTTCAAATTCCTTTAGAAAATACATGAAGAAAATACAATGAAAGCTTTGGGTATCTAATTTATTAGCATATACACAGAGAATAAGAATATTGCATTTGCAGATGTAAGAACATTGCCCAACTCCCTCTTGGTATCAACaaggaaaaattcaaacttgtttatttatttattttaatctgATGTTTAAGTTTGttcttaacttttttttcaaaaaaaaacttcttcagCAGCTTACTAAAAAGTGTGTGAGTTAACAACCGAGTCTGCCAATGAGCTCTAGCCCAGTTGGCATCTCCTGGTCTTCTCCGTGTGGGAGACCAAAGTTTGAGGTCCGTCATGGGCCTTGGGATTCAAGGCTATAAATAGCCTCTGAAATCCACTGTGGAGTAATCTACTAACTTCCCATTGGGCTcacaaaatgggaaaaaaataaaataaatacaacTGCGTCTAACTTTAGGATGtgtttctctttgttttctagGATGCTAGGTAGCATCTTGGTTTATTATTCCTGTTTTTTTTGGCTTTCTCAGGGTTATGCCCTATAGTGTTTGACTGTTTGTATCTTTGCTTTTTTGGTGAAAAGAGTAAAAATTCACCAGAAAGACGTGTGTGTGcttgtcttcattttttttccctctcttgtTTCAGAACCAGGAGAAGTTTATCCTATGTCAGATGGAAATGATTTTCGCATCCTATTTTCTCATAAATACACTCCAAAATTTATCTCTTTTTCTGGGggtaaaaattacaaaaagaaaagaaaagaaagaagcacAATTTATAGTGTATACTAGATGAAAGTATGAGAGTGCATTCATAAAAAAATGGCGTGCGAAATGTGccaaaaaagaatgaaatcTACATAAACGGGAGACTCAAAGAGTGTTAAAAGAGTGTTAGATTGGTTCCTCTTTGGCTATAAGAAAAAGTGAGTTATAAGTGACTAAATATTGaaatctatttatttttactttatatGATGTTATCTTAGTGACCCTCGACAACAACTTGTCAATCGTTATCATCAACCACCAAAGTCAATAAGACTTCACACTTACAGTTGCGCATTTGGCATTAAATATTATCAATCCATATCTCAAGTCAAATCCAACAATATTGTTGGTCAGCTAAATAAATGAGTTGCCATCTATCCAACGTTAtagcaaaagcttgaataaaatatttaaataccaTTTTTAGTAACATGTGGAAAATTTCAATAGAAACATTGATTACTTTCAAGAGGGACgaattataaacaaaaaatagagatcTGAAAAATGGCATAATCATTTGCTCAAAAATCCATGCTAAATTTCTCTTGCATTGCTGTTTGTATTcatttgcttctttttctttccttgaaGAAAAACCATTCCAAGCTTATTGAATTATGCTCTGAGTCCATGAACCCTCATTGGTGCCTCCATTTGATGATCAACGACTTGCGAACTGCAAGAAGTAAAAGTCCCGTTTTCACAGAGGTCGCAATTGACTTAGCGTGTATCTTGTCCAAGAAAATTCACAAGGAGATAATTCTGCTCACAACAAGACAAAAGACTCCGAGTTGAAGTTTTAGTACAACTCGAGTGCCAAAAATTATGAGGATCCCATCAGAGACCTCGAACAAAGCAAGAAACTCTTCAAGAATAACAATGATAACAAGCAGATAGAGATTCAGGTGAATGATGTCGTGGAAGAAGTTCGCTGTAATCTGTCCTTAACAGTAAAACACAAAAGCATAATCACAATT
This region includes:
- the LOC131306674 gene encoding cadmium-induced protein AS8-like isoform X1; its protein translation is MVIMIIKALFRRYERWNPVHPTSGAFWGMGIGFGCGVGWGPGFGPEVIGYVGAGCGFGFSVGITLAGFGIGLPANSVLEVPYSAVMATRSSALEIARSSGLLNLRNGSARGWTNIGPHISGIQQKALGRFSISKLGDSFNLSEMPRVLSTHTRSILDHLQEFGTNLLHPPKGFKD
- the LOC131306674 gene encoding cadmium-induced protein AS8-like isoform X2; the protein is MIIKALFRRYERWNPVHPTSGAFWGMGIGFGCGVGWGPGFGPEVIGYVGAGCGFGFSVGITLAGFGIGLPANSVLEVPYSAVMATRSSALEIARSSGLLNLRNGSARGWTNIGPHISGIQQKALGRFSISKLGDSFNLSEMPRVLSTHTRSILDHLQEFGTNLLHPPKGFKD